A stretch of Clostridium formicaceticum DNA encodes these proteins:
- a CDS encoding thioredoxin family protein: MTIKILGSGCKNCIKLEENVKAAVKELGLQASVEKVTDMELILGYGVMRTPGLVLNEKAVSAGKVLSVEDIKKILSN; the protein is encoded by the coding sequence ATGACTATTAAGATTTTAGGTTCAGGATGCAAGAACTGTATAAAGCTAGAGGAAAACGTAAAGGCTGCTGTCAAAGAACTAGGCTTACAAGCGAGTGTAGAAAAGGTTACCGATATGGAACTTATTCTTGGATATGGCGTTATGAGAACGCCAGGTCTAGTACTTAATGAAAAAGCAGTATCCGCTGGTAAAGTATTATCCGTAGAGGACATAAAAAAGATATTAAGCAATTAG
- a CDS encoding ABC transporter permease, whose product MLNNKSPENTLHSSSHIAYLKSLQRHQLKIKLSQVCVLISFLLLWEIAATLKWIDPFFTSKPSEVFKLIVTLLRDGSLFKHTAISVFEALIGFIIGTILGTIAAILLWWSDFIAKVLDPYLVVLNALPKIALGPIIIIWAGAGMRGIIVTALAISLVVTILATYNGFKEVDEEKIRMLMTFGATKLQILQKVIFPASIPTMINTMKINIGMSWVGVIVGEFLVSKAGLGYLIVYGGQVFRLDIVMAGVIVLAIATALMYQLIVWLESKFLKGRQ is encoded by the coding sequence ATGTTAAATAATAAATCTCCTGAAAATACCTTGCACTCCTCCAGCCATATAGCATACCTTAAAAGTCTTCAGCGACATCAGTTAAAAATCAAATTATCTCAAGTGTGTGTGCTAATAAGTTTTTTATTGTTATGGGAAATCGCAGCTACCCTAAAGTGGATAGATCCTTTCTTTACCAGTAAACCTTCGGAGGTTTTTAAATTAATTGTTACTTTACTTCGGGATGGTTCTCTTTTTAAACATACGGCTATCTCTGTTTTTGAAGCCCTTATAGGGTTTATTATAGGCACAATTTTAGGAACCATTGCTGCTATCTTGCTTTGGTGGTCAGATTTTATAGCAAAGGTATTGGACCCTTATCTTGTGGTTTTAAATGCCCTGCCTAAAATTGCTCTAGGACCTATTATCATCATATGGGCTGGCGCTGGAATGCGAGGGATTATTGTAACTGCCTTAGCTATTTCTCTTGTTGTAACAATTTTAGCTACTTATAATGGCTTTAAAGAAGTAGATGAAGAAAAAATTAGAATGTTAATGACCTTTGGTGCCACAAAGCTGCAAATATTGCAAAAGGTCATTTTCCCCGCCAGCATTCCTACCATGATTAACACAATGAAAATCAATATTGGTATGTCTTGGGTAGGGGTCATCGTGGGAGAATTTTTGGTTTCTAAGGCTGGATTAGGTTACTTAATTGTTTACGGTGGTCAAGTGTTTCGATTAGACATTGTCATGGCAGGGGTAATTGTCTTAGCTATTGCCACAGCTTTGATGTACCAACTAATCGTATGGTTGGAGAGCAAATTTTTAAAAGGACGACAGTGA
- a CDS encoding ferritin-like domain-containing protein — protein sequence MDKKDLVVESVIGETKGTELERIVKQNFTGETSEVGIYLAMARLAQRQGYPEIAEVLKTIAWEEAEHAARFAEFNGMIQEDLFDNIRQMLEGETFANEGKKQAADKAAALGLDTARDYFNESAKDEGRHARMLEGILNRYNK from the coding sequence ATGGATAAAAAAGATTTAGTAGTGGAAAGTGTAATTGGTGAGACAAAAGGAACAGAGCTAGAAAGAATTGTAAAGCAAAACTTTACCGGTGAAACCAGTGAAGTAGGGATTTATCTTGCTATGGCCAGGTTAGCGCAGCGTCAAGGATATCCTGAAATTGCAGAGGTTTTGAAGACAATTGCTTGGGAAGAAGCAGAACATGCAGCAAGATTTGCTGAATTTAATGGTATGATTCAGGAGGATTTATTTGATAATATCAGACAGATGTTGGAAGGAGAAACCTTTGCTAATGAGGGTAAAAAGCAAGCTGCTGATAAGGCTGCTGCATTAGGATTAGATACAGCAAGAGATTATTTCAATGAGTCTGCAAAGGACGAAGGACGACATGCTAGAATGCTGGAGGGAATTTTAAATCGTTACAATAAATAG
- a CDS encoding energy-coupling factor ABC transporter ATP-binding protein, producing MEQQWILHLKDITYTYPDGTLALDKLHVKIPKGKKTVFLGPNGSGKSTTFLHMNGLLKPQKGEIYYEGQNLSHKARKNLWKKVGIVFQDADTQLFSTNVYQEISFGPKNLGFSNEETKKRVEEAMKATNVFNLQHKPVHFLSGGEKKRVSIADILAMDTEVVLLDEPTMSLDPKHTAELMEILEKLHQKGKTLVLSTHDVNLAYSWGDYFYIMKKERVLLEGTHEDVFSQRELLEEANLEVPLILEIYQHLLERGKVKALHPPRNKEELLKYL from the coding sequence ATGGAACAACAATGGATACTTCACTTAAAAGATATAACCTATACCTATCCTGACGGTACACTGGCGCTAGACAAGCTTCATGTAAAAATACCAAAGGGGAAGAAAACGGTATTTTTAGGACCTAATGGTTCAGGAAAATCTACTACTTTTCTCCACATGAACGGTTTGTTAAAACCGCAAAAAGGAGAGATTTATTATGAAGGGCAAAACCTCTCTCACAAAGCGCGTAAAAATCTGTGGAAAAAAGTTGGAATTGTTTTTCAAGATGCTGATACCCAATTATTTTCCACCAACGTATATCAAGAAATATCCTTTGGCCCCAAAAATTTAGGTTTTTCCAATGAAGAAACAAAAAAGAGGGTAGAGGAGGCCATGAAAGCTACCAATGTTTTCAACCTACAGCATAAACCAGTACATTTTTTAAGTGGTGGAGAAAAAAAGAGAGTATCTATTGCTGATATTCTAGCTATGGATACAGAGGTAGTTCTGCTAGATGAACCTACTATGTCCTTAGATCCCAAACATACGGCAGAATTAATGGAGATACTGGAGAAGCTGCACCAAAAAGGTAAAACGCTAGTTCTTTCCACCCATGATGTAAATTTAGCCTATAGTTGGGGAGATTATTTTTATATTATGAAAAAAGAAAGGGTTTTATTAGAGGGGACGCATGAAGATGTATTTAGCCAAAGGGAACTTTTAGAAGAAGCGAATCTAGAGGTGCCATTAATTTTAGAGATTTATCAGCATTTATTAGAGCGGGGAAAAGTCAAAGCTTTACATCCCCCTAGAAATAAAGAGGAATTATTGAAATATTTATAA
- a CDS encoding energy-coupling factor ABC transporter substrate-binding protein, with translation MNNNRKNPFPSIIVMLLLVGILVVTPLLLHKGGEFEGADDLAGEAIEELAPEYEAWFEPIFEPSTDVMEKILFTLQAVCGGGVILYTLQSMKKTPKREGI, from the coding sequence ATGAATAACAATAGAAAAAATCCTTTTCCCAGTATAATAGTAATGCTGCTATTGGTAGGAATATTAGTTGTAACACCTTTATTACTTCATAAAGGCGGAGAATTTGAAGGGGCCGATGATTTAGCTGGAGAAGCGATTGAAGAATTAGCTCCTGAATATGAAGCATGGTTTGAACCTATTTTTGAACCCTCTACGGATGTAATGGAGAAGATATTATTTACTCTTCAAGCAGTCTGTGGAGGCGGAGTCATCCTATATACACTACAAAGCATGAAAAAAACGCCTAAAAGGGAAGGGATTTAA
- a CDS encoding aldolase catalytic domain-containing protein has translation MSLIEKFEKKGTWITYRPDIKVLDCTIRDGGLINNYKFEEDFVRAVYDTCVEIGVDYMEIGKIASPKVMSTEEFGPWNFCKEEDIRKVVGNNETSLKLAVMADIGRTFKENIRPKEDSVIDMIRVAAYIHQIPAAIELIEDAHSKGYETTINLMAISKVSETDLDEALNIFANTNVDVIYLVDSFGTYYSEQIHRLARKYLNIAEQVGKKVGIHAHNNQQLAYANTIESLIMGTSYLDATVYGLGRGAGNCPLELLMGFLKNPKYNIVPLLKLIEEYVKPLHSEINWGYDIPYMLVGQLNEHPRTAIEFIKNDEKDFVKLHNTLLDMQA, from the coding sequence ATGTCACTAATCGAAAAATTTGAAAAAAAAGGAACTTGGATAACCTATCGACCTGATATTAAGGTTTTGGACTGTACCATTAGAGATGGGGGGCTGATTAATAATTATAAATTTGAAGAAGACTTTGTACGTGCTGTTTATGATACATGTGTAGAAATTGGTGTAGACTACATGGAAATAGGAAAAATTGCATCACCAAAAGTGATGTCTACGGAAGAATTTGGTCCTTGGAACTTTTGTAAAGAGGAAGATATTCGAAAGGTTGTAGGAAATAATGAAACATCACTTAAACTAGCAGTAATGGCAGACATAGGAAGAACCTTTAAAGAAAATATTCGCCCTAAAGAAGATAGTGTGATAGATATGATCCGTGTTGCTGCCTATATACATCAGATACCTGCTGCTATTGAATTGATAGAAGATGCACATAGTAAAGGATATGAGACTACCATCAATTTAATGGCTATTTCTAAAGTGTCAGAAACAGATTTAGATGAAGCCCTCAATATTTTTGCAAACACTAATGTAGATGTAATCTATTTGGTAGACAGTTTTGGTACCTACTATTCAGAACAAATCCATAGATTAGCACGGAAATATTTGAATATAGCTGAACAGGTAGGCAAAAAGGTAGGAATCCATGCCCATAACAATCAGCAATTAGCCTATGCAAATACTATTGAATCTTTGATTATGGGGACAAGCTATCTGGATGCTACAGTGTATGGCTTAGGTAGAGGGGCTGGAAATTGTCCGCTGGAATTATTAATGGGATTTTTAAAAAATCCAAAGTATAACATTGTACCGTTGCTGAAGTTAATCGAAGAATACGTAAAACCCCTTCACTCAGAGATTAACTGGGGATATGATATTCCCTATATGCTTGTAGGCCAATTAAATGAACATCCTAGAACAGCAATAGAGTTTATAAAAAATGATGAAAAAGATTTTGTAAAATTACACAATACTTTATTAGACATGCAGGCTTGA
- a CDS encoding energy-coupling factor ABC transporter permease → MKKENVFSAMTLAGLFTLIPTPVFAMHIMEGFLPVKWTVIWWLVSLPFLVLSYKKMKEVLNERSDGKMMLALCGAFIFVLSALKLPSVTGSSSHPTGVGLGAILFGPYAMVLLSFVVLVFQSLLLAHGGITTLGANTFSMGIVGPIVAYGSYKLLKMMKAPVWLAVMVAAALGNLATYIVTALQLAIVYQDPVGGFSAALMKFMGIFAVTQIPLAITEGLLTVAILNLVWKYNKEGLQELDFMRGEI, encoded by the coding sequence ATGAAAAAAGAGAATGTATTTTCTGCAATGACTTTAGCAGGTCTGTTTACACTTATACCAACACCTGTATTTGCAATGCACATTATGGAGGGGTTTCTTCCTGTAAAGTGGACAGTGATATGGTGGCTTGTGTCTCTTCCCTTTTTAGTGCTAAGCTATAAGAAAATGAAGGAAGTTTTGAATGAAAGATCAGATGGAAAAATGATGCTGGCTCTTTGTGGTGCCTTTATATTTGTATTATCCGCCTTAAAGTTACCATCTGTAACGGGAAGTTCTTCTCATCCAACTGGGGTGGGTTTGGGGGCTATATTGTTTGGTCCCTATGCAATGGTGTTGCTTTCCTTTGTTGTATTGGTATTCCAATCACTTTTGTTGGCACATGGTGGTATCACCACCTTGGGGGCAAATACTTTTTCGATGGGTATTGTAGGCCCTATTGTAGCCTATGGAAGCTATAAATTATTAAAAATGATGAAAGCTCCTGTATGGCTGGCAGTAATGGTGGCGGCTGCACTAGGCAATCTTGCTACCTATATCGTCACAGCATTACAATTAGCCATTGTATATCAAGACCCTGTAGGAGGGTTTTCTGCAGCTTTAATGAAATTTATGGGAATTTTTGCGGTTACACAAATTCCTTTAGCGATTACAGAGGGATTATTAACTGTTGCAATCCTAAATCTTGTTTGGAAGTACAACAAAGAAGGATTACAGGAGCTAGATTTTATGAGGGGAGAGATATAA
- the gltB gene encoding glutamate synthase large subunit, whose protein sequence is MKEYGFPIKQGLYDPAMEKDSCGVGFIANAKGKKSNDILVKGLEILKKLKHRGAVGADPSTGDGAGILIQIPHAFLKKETDQLGIQLPKPGDYAVGMVFLPREPNARLFCEGLCEKILREEGQKLIGWREVPVNEKECGESARATRPVVSQIMIARGEQTLEVFKRKLLVVRKCIQNTINAMKRPYTDAFYICSLSPETIVYKGQILGYKLEDFYIDLQSKLVETAIAVVHERYSTNTFPSWKLAHPYRYIAHNGEINTIRGNINWMHAREGVMRSQVFGEDFKKILPVIEAEGSDSSSLDNTVEMFVANGHPIEHVMMMLIPEAWQRDAKMDKDKRGFYEYHARIMESWDGPAALVFTDGHKIGATVDRNGLRPIRYTITKNDLVIMASETGVIEIEADNVVKKGSLQPSEMIVIDTKKRCILLDEEIKREISTQKNYCKWIEKNKLTLEDFEPSNEVRKMNKEVLLQNQKIFGYTEEELKDVIRSMARNKEEPISAMGVDMPLAILSKRPQLLFNYFKQKFAQVTNPPIDPIREKMVMSLLQYIGQHGQLIDEIEVEKKQPFIELKQPILTNEELEKLRHVYTEDFKAITLPMTFPIDGGELGLKTALDNLCKRAVENIKRGYNILILSDTNLDLYNAPIPSLLALGAVHHHLIREKLRTQADIIIECGDARDVMHMALLVGYGAKAINPYLVFESIRDMIKNKQSLKDIEVEEGYENYRYAVAQGLLKVISKMGISTLQSYHGAQIFEVLGLHQDVVEEYFTGTPSKLSGLNLEGIAQEVITRHTAANDMFQTGDRKLDEGGEFVWRPEGEYHMFTPKRVKQLQMACKNNNYEMYKEYAESINNSKEATATLRGLLKFKKRKSIGIEEVEPIESIVKRFTTGAISFGSISKECHETLAIAMNAIGAKSNSGEGGEDAKRYFSDINGNIRKSAVKQIASGRFGVTIDYLVNCDEIQIKMAQGAKPGEGGHLPGNKVTDEIAKVRHSLPGIDLISPPPHHDIYSIEDLAQLIYDLKNANPKARINIKLAASTGIGTVAAGVAKGHGEIITISGHDGGTGAAPISSMKYVGLPWELGLAETQQTLLLNNLRSRVSLQVDGKMSTGRDVVVAVLLGAEEYGFSTAALIVNGCIMCRRCNLNQCPVGIATQEEKLREKFKGNPQFIINYFTFIAQEIREIMAELGFKTIDDMVGRVDILEAKELKDSKIKNLDLASILYKPELPSRIIGRCTVPQEHKIEDVLDRQLIKIATQALDHQKKVQKNFKITNTDRTVGAMLSGVVAKQFGEKGLPEDTIQYTFKGSAGQSFGAFCAKGLTLRLEGDANDYLGKGLSGGKIIVTPPKETTFDTSENIIAGNTLLYGATSGEVYINGTVGGRFAVRNSGAIAVVEGIGNHGCQYMTGGVVIVLGNIGRNFGAGMSGGIAYIWDHDLEEKVNQEIVDIEPLKAVEDIAFVKRMIENHLNYTNSFRAKEILDNWDASIEKIVKVSAPLYRNILEKEEHTFLKATVV, encoded by the coding sequence ATGAAGGAATATGGATTTCCTATAAAGCAGGGTTTATACGATCCTGCAATGGAAAAAGATAGTTGTGGTGTGGGATTTATTGCTAATGCTAAAGGAAAAAAGAGCAATGATATTTTAGTAAAGGGTTTAGAGATTTTAAAGAAGCTAAAGCACCGGGGGGCAGTAGGAGCAGATCCCAGTACTGGGGATGGAGCAGGCATATTAATACAGATACCCCATGCCTTCTTGAAGAAAGAAACGGATCAATTAGGGATACAGCTGCCTAAACCTGGGGATTATGCAGTAGGTATGGTATTTTTGCCAAGGGAACCCAATGCTAGGCTTTTTTGTGAAGGTCTTTGCGAAAAGATTTTAAGAGAAGAAGGTCAAAAACTTATCGGATGGCGAGAGGTACCCGTTAACGAAAAAGAGTGTGGAGAGTCTGCCAGAGCAACACGTCCTGTGGTAAGTCAGATTATGATTGCCAGGGGGGAACAAACCCTAGAGGTGTTTAAAAGAAAGTTATTAGTTGTCCGTAAATGTATACAGAATACAATAAACGCAATGAAACGACCCTATACGGATGCTTTTTATATTTGTAGTCTTTCACCTGAAACGATTGTGTATAAGGGACAAATTCTAGGATATAAACTAGAGGATTTTTATATTGATTTACAAAGCAAACTAGTAGAAACAGCGATTGCTGTGGTACATGAACGTTATAGTACAAATACTTTTCCTTCCTGGAAACTTGCACATCCCTATAGATATATTGCCCACAATGGCGAGATCAACACGATACGGGGGAATATCAATTGGATGCATGCAAGAGAAGGTGTTATGCGTTCTCAGGTATTTGGAGAAGATTTTAAAAAGATTCTGCCAGTCATTGAAGCTGAAGGCAGTGATTCATCAAGTTTGGATAATACTGTTGAGATGTTTGTTGCCAATGGACACCCTATAGAGCATGTAATGATGATGCTAATACCAGAGGCGTGGCAGAGAGATGCCAAAATGGATAAAGACAAAAGAGGATTTTATGAATATCATGCTAGAATTATGGAATCTTGGGATGGACCAGCAGCCCTTGTTTTTACAGATGGCCATAAAATAGGTGCAACGGTAGATAGAAATGGGTTACGACCTATCCGTTACACCATTACAAAGAATGATTTGGTCATTATGGCTTCAGAAACTGGGGTAATAGAAATAGAAGCTGATAATGTTGTAAAAAAAGGCAGTCTGCAGCCTAGTGAAATGATTGTGATTGATACCAAGAAAAGATGCATTCTTTTAGATGAGGAAATTAAAAGGGAAATATCTACACAAAAGAACTATTGTAAATGGATAGAGAAAAACAAATTAACATTAGAAGATTTCGAACCTTCTAATGAAGTAAGAAAAATGAATAAGGAAGTACTATTACAAAATCAAAAAATATTTGGCTATACGGAAGAGGAGCTTAAAGATGTCATTCGTTCTATGGCTAGAAACAAGGAGGAACCAATAAGTGCTATGGGTGTAGATATGCCTTTAGCAATTTTATCGAAGCGTCCACAGCTTTTATTTAACTATTTTAAACAAAAATTTGCTCAAGTTACGAATCCACCTATTGATCCAATTAGAGAGAAAATGGTGATGTCTCTTCTTCAATATATTGGGCAACATGGACAGTTAATAGACGAAATAGAGGTGGAAAAGAAACAACCTTTCATAGAACTAAAACAACCAATTTTAACAAATGAGGAATTAGAAAAACTGCGCCACGTATATACAGAAGATTTTAAAGCGATTACCTTACCTATGACCTTCCCGATAGACGGTGGAGAACTAGGCTTAAAAACAGCATTAGATAACTTATGTAAAAGAGCTGTTGAAAATATAAAACGGGGATATAATATTTTAATTTTAAGCGATACCAATTTAGATTTATACAATGCACCGATCCCTAGTTTATTGGCACTAGGAGCGGTACATCATCATTTAATACGAGAAAAATTACGGACACAGGCAGATATTATTATTGAGTGTGGCGATGCAAGGGATGTAATGCATATGGCGTTATTAGTAGGTTATGGAGCGAAAGCCATTAATCCTTATTTAGTCTTTGAATCTATACGAGATATGATCAAAAACAAGCAGAGCTTGAAGGATATTGAAGTGGAAGAGGGCTATGAGAATTATCGTTATGCTGTTGCTCAAGGACTGTTAAAAGTTATTTCTAAAATGGGCATCTCAACTTTGCAGAGTTATCATGGTGCACAAATTTTTGAGGTGCTAGGCCTGCATCAAGATGTAGTAGAGGAATACTTTACAGGAACCCCTTCAAAGCTTTCAGGTTTAAATTTAGAGGGGATAGCACAGGAAGTTATCACACGGCATACAGCCGCAAATGATATGTTTCAAACAGGAGATAGAAAGTTGGATGAGGGTGGAGAATTTGTGTGGAGACCTGAAGGGGAATACCATATGTTTACCCCAAAAAGGGTGAAACAATTGCAAATGGCCTGTAAAAATAACAATTATGAGATGTATAAAGAATATGCTGAGAGTATCAACAATAGCAAAGAAGCTACCGCCACTTTAAGAGGACTATTAAAGTTCAAAAAGAGAAAAAGCATAGGCATTGAAGAGGTGGAGCCTATTGAGAGTATTGTAAAGCGTTTTACCACTGGCGCTATATCCTTTGGGTCCATCAGTAAGGAGTGCCATGAAACTTTAGCCATCGCTATGAATGCAATCGGAGCAAAAAGTAATAGTGGTGAGGGAGGAGAAGATGCAAAGCGTTATTTTTCTGACATCAACGGAAATATTAGAAAAAGTGCAGTAAAGCAAATTGCATCTGGAAGATTTGGTGTAACCATAGATTACCTAGTAAACTGCGATGAAATTCAAATTAAAATGGCTCAGGGTGCAAAACCTGGAGAAGGAGGACATCTACCTGGTAATAAAGTGACGGATGAAATTGCCAAAGTACGACATTCCCTTCCAGGCATTGATTTGATTTCTCCGCCACCTCATCATGATATTTACTCAATAGAGGACTTGGCACAGTTAATTTATGACTTAAAAAATGCTAACCCAAAGGCTCGTATTAATATAAAATTAGCGGCTAGTACAGGAATTGGAACTGTTGCGGCAGGAGTAGCTAAAGGACACGGAGAAATCATTACCATCAGCGGGCATGATGGAGGCACAGGAGCAGCACCTATTAGTTCTATGAAATATGTAGGACTTCCTTGGGAATTAGGTCTAGCAGAAACACAGCAAACTTTACTTTTAAATAATCTTAGGAGTCGTGTTAGTCTGCAGGTAGATGGAAAAATGAGTACTGGAAGAGATGTGGTAGTTGCAGTCTTGTTAGGGGCAGAAGAATATGGGTTTTCAACAGCAGCGTTAATTGTAAATGGCTGTATTATGTGTAGGCGTTGTAATCTTAATCAATGCCCTGTAGGTATTGCTACGCAAGAAGAAAAATTAAGAGAGAAATTTAAAGGAAATCCTCAATTTATTATCAACTACTTTACTTTTATTGCGCAGGAAATAAGAGAGATTATGGCAGAGCTAGGCTTTAAAACCATTGATGATATGGTGGGTAGGGTGGACATATTAGAAGCAAAGGAACTTAAAGACAGCAAAATAAAAAATCTAGACCTTGCATCTATTTTGTATAAACCAGAATTACCCTCTAGAATTATTGGAAGATGTACAGTACCTCAAGAGCATAAAATAGAAGATGTGCTGGACCGACAACTTATAAAGATAGCCACACAAGCCTTGGATCATCAGAAAAAGGTACAAAAAAACTTCAAGATTACAAATACAGATCGAACTGTTGGTGCTATGTTAAGTGGTGTTGTTGCGAAGCAATTTGGTGAAAAAGGATTACCAGAAGATACGATACAATATACCTTTAAGGGTTCGGCTGGCCAAAGCTTTGGTGCTTTTTGTGCAAAGGGGTTAACCCTGCGGTTGGAAGGAGATGCAAATGATTATCTTGGCAAAGGATTATCAGGAGGAAAAATCATTGTAACACCGCCTAAAGAAACTACCTTTGATACTAGTGAAAATATCATAGCTGGTAACACACTGCTTTACGGGGCCACATCTGGAGAAGTATATATTAATGGTACTGTTGGCGGACGATTTGCTGTTAGAAATAGTGGTGCTATAGCAGTTGTAGAGGGGATTGGAAATCACGGATGTCAGTACATGACGGGGGGCGTAGTTATTGTATTAGGCAACATTGGAAGGAATTTTGGTGCAGGAATGAGCGGAGGCATTGCCTATATATGGGATCATGATCTTGAGGAAAAAGTAAATCAAGAAATTGTTGATATAGAGCCATTGAAAGCTGTTGAAGATATAGCTTTTGTTAAAAGGATGATAGAGAACCATTTGAATTATACCAATAGCTTTAGAGCAAAAGAAATATTGGATAACTGGGATGCATCTATTGAAAAAATTGTAAAAGTAAGTGCACCTCTGTATAGAAATATTTTAGAAAAAGAAGAGCATACTTTTCTAAAAGCAACCGTAGTATAA
- a CDS encoding ABC transporter ATP-binding protein: protein MEETKFVEIKNISKTYHTLDGETTALENLSFDVHRGEIVTIVGPSGCGKSTILSIIAGLVKPSSGKVFINGQQTEGPNRSIGYMFQGDHLFQWRTIMENVLIGLEVQNKVNQESIERVTRLLDTYGLKDFKNHYPNQLSGGMRQRVALIRTLAIEPELLLLDEPFSALDYQSRLAVSDDIAGILKREQKTAIMVTHDIAEAISMANRVLVLSNRPASIKNVHEIKLTCSNERTPLKCREAPEFRHYFNQIWKELDIYVK from the coding sequence GTGGAAGAGACGAAATTCGTGGAAATAAAAAATATTTCTAAGACTTATCATACGTTGGATGGAGAAACAACAGCTCTAGAAAACCTTTCTTTTGACGTGCATAGAGGGGAAATTGTTACAATTGTAGGGCCTAGCGGCTGTGGCAAATCCACTATACTATCCATTATTGCAGGATTAGTTAAACCCAGTTCCGGGAAAGTTTTTATTAATGGTCAACAAACAGAGGGTCCCAACAGAAGTATCGGATACATGTTTCAAGGTGATCATTTATTTCAATGGCGCACGATTATGGAAAACGTATTGATTGGACTAGAAGTACAGAATAAGGTAAATCAAGAAAGCATTGAGAGAGTAACTAGGTTACTAGATACCTATGGTTTAAAAGACTTCAAAAACCATTACCCCAATCAATTGTCCGGAGGAATGCGTCAAAGGGTTGCTCTTATCCGCACCCTTGCTATTGAACCAGAGCTGCTCCTGTTAGACGAACCGTTTTCTGCTTTAGATTATCAAAGTCGTCTAGCAGTCAGCGATGATATAGCAGGAATTTTAAAACGAGAACAAAAAACTGCTATTATGGTTACGCATGACATAGCCGAAGCCATTTCTATGGCTAATAGGGTCCTAGTACTTTCCAACCGGCCTGCTAGTATAAAAAATGTACACGAAATCAAATTAACCTGCAGTAATGAACGTACACCTTTAAAATGTCGCGAAGCCCCTGAGTTTAGACATTATTTTAATCAAATATGGAAGGAGTTAGATATCTATGTTAAATAA
- the cbiQ gene encoding cobalt ECF transporter T component CbiQ: MYFIDHLAYSSSLRKVEPNQKFIFSLSTMLVVLLAKNYIVPIAVILFMGIIIMKKGGTSAQNFVKALFLPFFFLVMGVLPVMLQVEIQEGFKIYGTWKGFYDALFLVVRALAAVTCLYFFILTTPMVDTLQLLKKYKCPILIRELMFLMYRFIMLLTEITTKIFFAQKSRGGYYNTTNSRQALSQLVASLFLGLHQRSKESYQGLIARGYQGEIDLLIVEYENSPKNWCFIMITQVVLVFLLMI; encoded by the coding sequence ATGTATTTCATTGATCATCTTGCTTATAGTAGTTCTTTGCGAAAAGTAGAACCAAATCAAAAATTTATATTTTCTCTAAGCACAATGTTAGTCGTATTATTGGCAAAAAATTATATAGTACCTATTGCTGTTATCCTGTTTATGGGGATAATCATTATGAAAAAAGGGGGAACTTCTGCCCAGAATTTCGTGAAGGCCCTTTTTCTTCCTTTTTTCTTTCTGGTGATGGGGGTTTTGCCTGTTATGCTTCAAGTAGAAATACAGGAAGGCTTTAAAATATATGGTACTTGGAAGGGTTTTTATGATGCGTTGTTTTTGGTCGTAAGAGCTTTGGCTGCAGTCACTTGTTTATACTTTTTTATTTTAACAACCCCGATGGTAGATACATTGCAACTATTAAAAAAGTATAAGTGCCCTATATTAATCAGAGAATTGATGTTTTTGATGTATAGGTTCATTATGCTTCTAACAGAAATAACAACTAAAATCTTTTTTGCACAGAAATCTAGAGGTGGTTATTATAATACTACCAATAGTCGTCAAGCACTATCTCAATTAGTAGCTAGTTTGTTCTTGGGTTTACATCAAAGAAGTAAGGAAAGTTATCAAGGACTAATCGCTAGAGGCTATCAAGGGGAAATAGATCTTCTTATTGTTGAATACGAAAATTCCCCCAAAAACTGGTGCTTTATCATGATAACACAAGTGGTCTTAGTTTTTTTATTAATGATTTAA